One genomic segment of Ipomoea triloba cultivar NCNSP0323 chromosome 9, ASM357664v1 includes these proteins:
- the LOC116030133 gene encoding mRNA-decapping enzyme-like protein codes for MSSSSSSSQTGKLMPHLDARSTKMLNLTVLQRIDPCIEEILITAAHVTFYEFNVDLNQWSRKDIEGSLFVVKRTTQPRFRFVVMNRRNTENLVEDLLGDFEFEIQVPYLLYRNAAQEVNGIWFYNSHECEEVANLFSRILCAYSEASPNPQLSSTKSEFEVLESAPTSAVIEEPLEPSFPIHAHTEVPEDSSSFMNFFNAATSIGSNSANITNTRQPGYSSAQTVYSTSHVPGPQSSPLSPSTLQFSALSPSAPLIPSMSVRDGSDPTNKANQVSSLVKPSTFFTPQSSPALLLAPISSSISTPAVHPPLNLHRPHDAPMLQHFPPPSPTSNPTPSNAPLDREKIRDALIMLVQDNQFIDLVHQALSKVHKS; via the exons ATGTCGTCGTCAAGTTCTTCATCGCAGACCGGAAAACTGATGCCGCATCTGGATGCGCGGAGCACGAAGATGCTCAATCTCACTGTTTTGCAGAGGATCGATCCTTGTATTGAAGAGATCTTAATCACCGCCGCTCACGTCACCTTCTATGAATTCAACGTCGATCTCAATCAGTGG AGCCGGAAAGACATAGAAGGGTCACTATTTGTAGTTAAAAG AACTACGCAGCCAAGGTTCCGGTTCGTTGTTATGAACCGGCGGAATACAG AGAATCTGGTGGAGGATCTCCTTGGAGACTTTGAGTTTGAAATTCAGGTTCCATATCTATTATATCGTAATGCAGCTCAAGAAGTTAACGGAATTTGGTTTTATAATTCGCATGAATGTGAGGAGGTTGCTAACCTATTTAGTAG AATTCTCTGTGCATACTCAGAGGCATCTCCAAATCCACAGCTAAGTTCAACCAAAAG TGAGTTTGAAGTACTTGAATCAGCCCCAACCAGTGCAGTTATTGAAGAGCCTTTGGAACCATCATTTCCAATACATGCTCATACTGAAGTTCCTGAAGACTCCTCCTCATTTATGAATTTCTTTAAT GCCGCTACTAGTATTGGATCTAACTCTGCAAATATTACGAATACTAGACAACCGGGTTATTCTTCTGCTCAAACTGTCTATTCAACCTCACATGTTCCTGGCCCCCAATCCTCACCTTTGTCACCTTCCACTCTTCAGTTCTCTGCACTTAGTCCATCAGCTCCATTGATTCCTTCAATGTCCGTTCGTGATGGTTCTGACCCCACCAACAAAGCAAATCAGGTTTCCAGTCTTGTCAAGCCCTCTACTTTCTTTACACCTCAATCATCACCTGCATTGCTACTTGCCCCAATCTCGTCATCTATCTCAACACCTGCTGTGCATCCTCCTTTGAATCTACATCGCCCACATGATGCACCAATGCTTCAACACTTTCCACCACCGTCTCCCACCTCTAACCCTACTCCTAgtaatgcaccactggacagaGAAAAGATTCGAGATGCACTAATAATGCTGGTTCAG GACAATCAGTTTATTGATTTGGTCCATCAGGCATTGTCAAAAGTACACAAATCATGA